The Erigeron canadensis isolate Cc75 chromosome 1, C_canadensis_v1, whole genome shotgun sequence genome segment ATTCGCTATTTTCTCTTTGTTAAgtcgtagttttttttttcctaagaAGTCTATTCACAATTTCTCTTGATTTTCCAGGTTGAAATGAATCCACTCTggcaacaaaaaaaacttattcaATTTTGTCGAAAGAATGGCATCCTTGTCACCGGCTACTCCCCTTTAGGTGCTTCTGGCACTCAATGGGGACACAATCGTGTGATGGAATGTAATGTTCTTCATGATATTTCAAAATCGAGAGGGAAGACAATAGCTCAGGTattgttctttgttttcctatatatacattCAATATTATATGTGCACAACTTATCACTACTAGTTTGTAAGCCACTAAATTTTTAGGCATGTTTGCCAGTTCACCAAATTGGTCACATAATTCTACATTTTATTGTGCTGATCTTATTGTCTATTATGCATGTAGATTGCTTTGAGATGGATATTTGAGCAAGGTGTGAGTGTTGTGGTGAAAACTTTTAACCCAGAGAGGATGAAGcaaaatattgatatatttgattggtcaTTGACCAACGATGAGTTAAATAAAATTAGCCAAATTCCTCAGCAAAAACATATCTATCTAATTGGGTCCATGGTGACTGAGCCTAATGATGTCATGGCCGAGATTGATGCTGATTTTTCATTTCAATGACTTGTAATTTTTATCTTAGATGTTTTATCTACTTATCAATGTGGTGGTATTATTCATCACAATATCAGATAACATGTGTAACATATATTTGAAAGAAGATTTTCATAGGTCACCTATATGAAAACGATATAGAAATGTTGGGGGATTGCTTcgtaaaattaaaattttcgaATTTATTTCTCATGGGATAAAGGGGTGACCTTGTTTAAAGCAATTTAAGAAAAGAATTGATATTCCTATCAGGCCTCTCCTTAAGCAAACTCTTTTTCACACCTCTTTCATACTGccacatcagtttttctctctcttcattcACCTCTTCCACAATCACTCTCTATAACTCATCTTCCacaccttttatttattttattttatatttacataaaaaataaataaaacttaattttatttaaaatttaatacacatatgattttttaacatacaaaagtaataataaacaaatatcaaaGGACTATATTGAATAGTTTTAGACTAACAATCTGAtttcataaatatatcaaattttgagggactaaaactagaaaaagcaaaatattttttgtctttttccCAGCCCATCTTCCCCTTATTCTACGTGGAAAAAAACccagacatatatatatatatagtatctaTCTATATGTAATACATATGTATATGCCAAACAATAAAcgataaacaaaaacaaaaaagaaaacaaacctGGCCctgctctctctctctctctctcttcgtCTATGCTCATCGGTGGATGGAAACGTCTCGAAGGAAGAAGCCATCGACCTTGCTCCCTATGGTGGCTTCGTCGACGAGCCTGTCGAAGAGGTGTCGACACACCCTTAGTGACCGGCCTCATAAAACTTGATATACTTAccacatatatttataacataGAACAATTATTAAGGCATACTGTACAAGTCAGTAAATCACGTTTGtgttaaatatatcaaaagttGTGGTACGATATCACCCCATTTAAAAATAATCAGGATTAGAAACATAAAtggattaaatttttttaaaagttaaaatctttaaaattagTAAAATTGAATCAATCAAACAACTTCAAGCATGAATAAGAGTctactaacaaaaaaaaaaaataacgacTTCGAAATTGAGCGAATTTAACTTATGTCAAATTGAAAGGAATTATTTATTTACACCTTAACTTCACTATTTTGTTGCGAATTTGTTATGTTTAGTTTGATTAATAACATTTATCATGAGAATATTTTTCccaacataaataaataacaaacaatAACGGATATTTATTATTGTTGCATTATAATATCTAATAGGATTAATGGGCATACTAATActtatgacaaaatggttatgtaatataGTAATTTACTCGaatggctatgtaatgtatgcatcTATGGTTATGTAATGTCATAAGTGATTATATTTGTATGCCATTATCTTTATCTAATAACATATACTCAAAAAACAATATTccataaactataaattatctTTTGTATCATTACGAAAACGGTACCCGCGCGgagtggtgatgtaatggcgacggcggtggtggtggtggcggtgatggagTGATTAACTGACGGGCACCAccctcatatttaaaaattcgtcgaaagtatatcgaataacaattttaatgaaaaagcatgaaattttaagaacacccatataatttttataatttatcgatgtacagtttttgagataaaagattttgaattaaatagaaggataaaatgatttatggaggagagaaaaaaaatattggttgagatttgaggagagatcGAGAAAATGTATTAGGCCTACCTCTCTCTAAGCTAGACACATCCACCCTTCTTTCACATCGCTTACACACTGCCACGTcagcttttctctctctttatcCACCTCTTCCACACTCACTCCCTATAACTCCTCTTCCACACATATTCCAcaacattaatttattttactttacatTGATCCAAACCTGCTGGCCCCACTCTCTCCGTCCCTCTCTTCATCTTGCTTTTTTGACCCAACGAAACAATCGGATGAAGACACCCATCGATGAGATGCTCCCTAAGGCTTCAACGGTGGAAGAGGTGTCGATGAAGGGTCGACGACCCCTTAGTGATAGtcttatagttattttagcTAAATATAGAATATAGGGGAGgagcattttggggaagtacttaaaatcaatattgaaagttttattttaatgttgaaaatttagaggaaatttgttttataatatagtatagataaaatgatttatggaagagagagaaaaaaaattggttgagatttaaggagagagaaagggtattataaatattttaggtAAAAATAGAATAGATGGGAGGGACATTTTGGTGAagtaattaaaatcaatattgaaaattcaagttcaatgttaaaaatctataagaaatctgctttataatatagtatagatatagatatagataaatagataaaaaaaaaaaagacatattactttttattatttaaccGAATAATAACATAACAACCACAATGAAATAAGCATAAATATATTCGTTATTAATTAAACCAACTGgattggatcagtggttggaggttatgcctctggaaacagaggtcatgagttcgatcctcatgccctccaaggctggaggtccttttctacctatggtagaacctggaagcagcctctctacctttgataggggtaaggctgtctacatatcaacttcccccatacaccgtctgacccaaaacccgtggaagacggcattgggagttactttactttacttctATATTCGTTATTAATATTCAGATAACCATAAAAATAACGGTAAATATGAACGAATgacaacaacaatatatatcaCAATATAATGTAGTAATCTATTGCGAGTAATAATATTTAACACTTGATATtgatatcttaatcttaatcttaatatatattataagatagttgaactaatgactaattaatcaatcacattgttcgatttcatcaaattgatgtcatcatttagataaactacaaattaaaaatcctaataatcattatccaaatatattattatattaatatttatattaatttgtagaaaaagtctcattaatttacacttttttgttttccatcaataatttacactttttagtccttaatacttaatttatatttatttttagtcatagagaattttttaaaatttacaatcatttaattaaataaaaaaattttaacatatgaaatattttctacaaaaaattatttgaaaacctaatgacttattaacaaatattagatgagtcctaattgttatcaaagaatataaaaacaatcctaattgttatcatattatcatagaacaaatgaatgaaaataaacatatgcgtgttctGAACGCGCATcttgattaaatacatatacttgaatgtcaagttcgggatcacaaatatgtttatattttaattcttaattatttttccttataatatcacattatgagtacatctgctTCAAAgtatattataatggagaaattattatatataacatgtgtcttgtggaatgactacgacaaacaattccatcaatatgtctaggctaataatgacagtgaggaacctatgatcattgtactacaatttgcaaaatataacacttaaaaccgtgtttttttaaaattgtaagtttttatgacttaaatgtatgaagatataatattgttaatatcgtaaatcccatgttcagtgttggacacgggtctaaaatctagttataataataaaaaagcgGCGAATGAATTTTTTAGATCCGGAGCAAAACAACGGCCACTTCTTTTGACACTTGACCATTGACGaaatttgttttgaatttgaGCGATATAGAACCTTCTATCGACAATTGAGTGGTTTAAAAAATTCTTTTGGCAATTGAGGCGTGTAGAAATGTAAAATAATGCTTACGCATGGCGGTCCGtcattaaatttacaaaaataaaaaatgtcagGATCGATCCCCTAACCACCGAAGGTCAATTAATATTGGTCAACCTAACATCAAGcaatgtgaatatgtgatacatctataaatatcaatatatgtatgataaagataaaacaataataataattgacgCACACATATTGCAACTCATAAAACGTACAAcggaaaaagaaaaggagaaatTAAGGTACAAAAGATGGTAAGAATTCCGGAGACAACAATAAGCTCTTGTGATGGTCGACGACCCATTCCGTTGATCGGTATGGGCACAGTTGGAAACTATGATGAGGTAAAGGCTGCGGTTATTGAAGCCATCAAAATTGGTTATCGCCACTTTGACACAGCTTCAATCTACGGAACCGAGAAGCCACTCGGGGAAGCCATCGCCGAGGCCTTGCGACTCGGTCTGATCAAGTCGCGGGCTGAGGTTTTTATTACGACCAAGCTTTGGTGTAACTCTACTCAGCGCCACCTTGTCCTACCAGCTATGAAGCAAAGTCTTCGGTATGTATGataacataataatatttttatataatttttttcatttattggagtatatataatatggtaCCCCCAACCCGAAACAAAGTGTGTTTGTTTTAACAAAAGTACCATACCATGAACTATGACAGTAATTTGGGGCTCGAGTATGTAGATCTGTATCTAATACATTGGCCAATAACGCTTAAACAAGAAGAGTTCAAAATCCCGATCCCAAAAGAGTGCATAGCCCCTATCAATATCAGAGAGGTGTGGGAAGAAATGGAGAAATGTCAAAACCTTGGACTCACCAAGTCCATAGGTGTTAGCAATTTTTCACCTAGAAGAATCGAAGAAATCCTATCGTTTGCTAAAATTCCCCCGGCAGTCAACCAGGTAGCTATATATCCATTATTAATTTTCTTGTTATCTAACAAATTTGTTCACTATTTCCTCGAATTTTTGCAGGTCGAAATGAACCCACTCTGGCAACAAAAAAAGCTCAACGAGTTTTGTAAGAAAAATGACATCCTTATCACTGGATTCTCCCCTTTAGGTGCATATGGCTCTCATTGGGGACACAATCGTGTGATGGAATGTGATGTTCTTAAAGAAATTTCAAAATCGAGAGGGAAGACAATAGCACAGGTGTTGTTCTATGTTTCCCTATGTATTAACCTTAAATACATTATTCACCATTTAAGATAGATAAAAATTAgtcatatttatcatttttttaacatGTTCTTGACTTATTGTACTAATCATATATTATTTGCGTGTAGATTACCTTAAGATGGATATTTGAGCAAGGTGTGAGTGTTGTGGTGAAAAGTTTTAACCCAGAGAGGATGAAGCAAAACATCgatatatttgattggtcaTTGACGGAAGATGAGTTGAAGAAAATTAGCCAAATCCCCCAACAGAAACTCAACTATTTTGGGTCTTTGCTGAGTGGGCCTAATGATGTAGTGGCCGAGATTGACGCTGAACTTTCATTTCAATGactgttaaattttattatcgTAGCGACGTAGCCTATATATGTTATCTGCTTATTGATGTGGTTGTATTATTTCATAAAACAACATATGTAACCTTTATTTGAAGGAAGATTTTCATTGGTCACTTAATTATAAGAAAATCAAGTATAGAAAATGTTGAAGGTTgatacataaataaatgtacgatgaatattatttatatgaataAAAGGTACTgatgttatttattattaacttATGTGAATGATTTCTATGTTTTATCTATTTGATGGAGATTCGAATTTTGGCTGGTGTAAATTCATATTTTATTAATCTTCCAGTTGATAAGGGAGTCTGAtggagtttgttttttttttttttttggcattgTTGCTTGGCGAGCAGCGGGACACAACCGATTAGCCTTGTCAAGTTAGGACCtcacaaaaaaaatttgttattaactaataaatatatattttttaatttaattataaaagtaatacaTTTGATTGTGAAATATAAAATGCCatataatatttacttttaaaacttttcaCATTATCAAAATTATTTTACATAGAATTCTATGTGTATCTACTTTCCTCTA includes the following:
- the LOC122578637 gene encoding D-galacturonate reductase-like; this encodes MVRIPETTISSCDGRRPIPLIGMGTVGNYDEVKAAVIEAIKIGYRHFDTASIYGTEKPLGEAIAEALRLGLIKSRAEVFITTKLWCNSTQRHLVLPAMKQSLRNLGLEYVDLYLIHWPITLKQEEFKIPIPKECIAPINIREVWEEMEKCQNLGLTKSIGVSNFSPRRIEEILSFAKIPPAVNQVEMNPLWQQKKLNEFCKKNDILITGFSPLGAYGSHWGHNRVMECDVLKEISKSRGKTIAQITLRWIFEQGVSVVVKSFNPERMKQNIDIFDWSLTEDELKKISQIPQQKLNYFGSLLSGPNDVVAEIDAELSFQ